From one bacterium genomic stretch:
- the hypF gene encoding carbamoyltransferase HypF translates to MIDAILNKKLPDQMIRIRAEISGRVQGVGFRPLVYRYATQAGLSGFVNNTASGVVLEVQGNRNMLAQFFRQLEIEPPRISHVETMQLREIDLVLEQGFLITTSEATGETVPAFPPDLATCSECQKEIKQPTDRRFDYAFTNCIHCGPRFTIIHSLPYDRQRTAMRQFVMCPACQQEYGSVHDRRFHAQPNACSQCGPALQCVGANGQPLPGNPLETANTFLGQGKILALKGIGGYHLACDATNHTAIAALRKRKHRPDKALAVMFATIEAVRRVCVCSPQEEHLLRDCAAPIVLLRKVPGFDLPENLAPDTDELGVFLPYSPVHHLLAARQSPLVMTSGNLAEEPIAQDIAGLGKILGTIADAALDHDRPIVRRCDDSVMRVVGTTSTVLRRSRGYVPEPIELPFEGPRVFAAGADLKNTFCFTKGNLAFLSQHIGDLTDKYAYDFYREQIKDFSRLLNIQADVAVCDLHPDYRSSQYVRAGREKQIFEVQHHHSHIASAMVENGLNEKVIGVVMDGTGYGPDRTIWGGEILLANYHGFERLAHFQPIPMPGGDQAVRHPQRMALAYLYTYLKAEGLAAAHRHLTSIRKDDMAMLTTMLEQGVQTSLTSSAGRLFDAVAGLIGLHDPITYEAQAAMGLQFLADPDEEQAYTGTLEDHDGVLNISFERMFRQLLVDISSGAKREKMAAKFHNMLASVLCDACCRIKSDTEISSVVLSGGVFQNDLLSKKLRINLEQKGFTVYGNRLVPSNDGGIALGQAAIALASLQK, encoded by the coding sequence ATGATAGATGCGATTTTAAACAAAAAATTGCCGGATCAGATGATACGGATTCGGGCGGAGATCAGCGGCCGTGTCCAAGGAGTTGGGTTTAGACCTCTGGTGTATCGCTATGCGACCCAGGCCGGGTTGAGTGGATTTGTGAATAACACCGCCTCCGGTGTTGTGTTGGAAGTTCAGGGAAACCGAAATATGCTGGCGCAATTTTTCAGGCAATTGGAAATCGAGCCGCCCCGGATATCGCATGTTGAAACCATGCAGCTCCGGGAAATTGATCTGGTTTTGGAACAGGGTTTTTTGATAACAACCAGCGAAGCGACCGGAGAAACCGTACCGGCTTTTCCGCCTGATTTAGCGACCTGTTCTGAGTGCCAAAAGGAAATCAAGCAACCCACGGACCGGCGTTTTGACTATGCTTTTACCAACTGCATTCATTGCGGACCCCGGTTTACCATTATTCATTCACTGCCGTATGATCGTCAACGGACCGCCATGCGGCAGTTTGTAATGTGCCCTGCCTGTCAGCAGGAATATGGGAGTGTCCATGATCGGCGGTTTCATGCGCAACCCAATGCTTGTTCTCAATGCGGGCCCGCACTTCAATGTGTTGGCGCAAACGGACAACCTTTGCCGGGGAATCCCCTGGAGACGGCAAATACATTTCTCGGACAGGGGAAAATTCTTGCACTCAAAGGAATCGGCGGGTACCATCTGGCTTGTGATGCAACCAATCATACCGCCATTGCAGCATTGCGAAAGAGAAAACATCGGCCTGACAAGGCTTTAGCAGTGATGTTTGCCACCATTGAGGCTGTTCGCAGGGTCTGTGTGTGTTCGCCGCAAGAAGAGCACTTACTGCGGGATTGTGCAGCACCGATTGTATTGCTAAGAAAAGTCCCCGGATTTGATCTGCCGGAGAATCTGGCGCCTGATACAGATGAATTGGGTGTGTTTTTACCGTATTCACCGGTTCATCACCTCCTGGCGGCCAGACAGAGTCCCTTGGTCATGACCAGCGGAAATTTAGCGGAAGAACCGATTGCCCAGGATATCGCCGGGTTGGGAAAAATTTTAGGGACAATTGCGGATGCTGCATTGGACCATGATCGGCCGATCGTGCGGCGCTGTGATGATTCGGTGATGCGTGTGGTGGGGACGACATCGACGGTGTTGCGCCGGTCCCGGGGGTATGTCCCGGAGCCGATTGAGCTGCCCTTTGAGGGACCGAGGGTTTTTGCCGCAGGTGCTGATCTGAAGAATACCTTTTGCTTCACCAAAGGAAATTTGGCATTTTTATCACAACATATCGGCGATCTTACCGATAAGTACGCTTATGATTTTTACCGCGAGCAGATAAAAGATTTCAGCCGCTTACTCAATATTCAGGCGGATGTGGCGGTTTGCGATCTTCATCCCGATTATCGTTCATCCCAATATGTACGGGCCGGCCGGGAAAAACAAATTTTTGAGGTGCAGCACCATCACTCCCATATTGCTTCTGCCATGGTGGAGAATGGTTTGAATGAAAAAGTGATTGGGGTGGTGATGGATGGCACAGGATATGGACCGGACCGTACCATCTGGGGCGGAGAGATTTTGCTTGCGAATTACCATGGTTTTGAGCGATTGGCCCATTTTCAGCCTATTCCCATGCCCGGTGGTGACCAGGCAGTACGCCATCCTCAGCGAATGGCATTGGCATATCTGTATACCTATTTAAAGGCAGAAGGGCTTGCGGCGGCGCATCGTCATTTAACCTCTATTCGCAAGGATGATATGGCGATGCTTACCACCATGTTAGAGCAAGGTGTGCAGACATCCTTGACATCCAGTGCCGGGAGACTCTTTGATGCAGTCGCCGGATTGATTGGGTTGCATGATCCCATTACTTATGAAGCGCAGGCGGCGATGGGTCTGCAATTTTTAGCTGATCCGGATGAAGAACAAGCTTATACAGGAACGCTTGAAGATCATGACGGCGTGTTGAATATTTCATTTGAAAGGATGTTTCGGCAATTATTGGTGGATATCAGCAGCGGGGCAAAACGTGAAAAAATGGCGGCTAAATTTCATAATATGCTGGCAAGTGTTTTGTGTGATGCTTGTTGCCGGATAAAATCAGATACAGAGATTTCGTCAGTGGTTTTATCCGGAGGTGTTTTTCAAAATGATCTGCTTTCTAAAAAGCTTCGGATAAATTTGGAGCAAAAGGGATTTACTGTGTATGGCAACCGGCTGGTTCCTTCAAATGATGGTGGGATTGCACTGGGGCAGGCGGCGATTGCATTGGCGAGTTTGCAGAAATAA
- the hypB gene encoding hydrogenase nickel incorporation protein HypB: protein MKQEIKVYRNLMGANEEWAAKTREVLKEKKITMINIIGSPGAGKTALLEKIQTFLKGRLRFGVLEGDVETTRDAERLATLQIPVSQLLTDGACHLEAKLVHYALLDLPLDELDLVIVENVGNLVCPAEFDIGEHAKIAVLSVTEGEDKALKYPLLFRESKAVILSKIDLLPYLPFQMDVCLAAVKQINGDVPVFALSAYKSEGMQAWVDWLLTFSEKK, encoded by the coding sequence ATGAAACAGGAAATTAAAGTCTATCGAAATTTGATGGGGGCCAACGAGGAATGGGCGGCTAAGACCCGAGAGGTCCTCAAAGAAAAAAAAATTACCATGATTAATATTATCGGTTCTCCGGGTGCGGGAAAAACTGCGCTATTGGAAAAAATCCAGACGTTTTTGAAGGGTCGGCTGCGATTTGGTGTTTTGGAAGGGGATGTGGAAACAACCCGGGATGCAGAGCGGCTGGCGACTTTGCAGATTCCGGTTAGTCAGTTGTTGACTGACGGTGCCTGTCATTTGGAAGCCAAACTTGTCCATTATGCGCTGCTTGATCTGCCGTTGGATGAATTGGACCTGGTGATTGTGGAGAATGTCGGGAACTTGGTATGTCCGGCTGAATTTGACATTGGTGAGCATGCCAAGATCGCAGTCTTAAGTGTGACCGAGGGTGAAGACAAGGCCTTGAAATATCCTTTGCTCTTTCGTGAATCCAAGGCAGTGATTTTATCGAAGATTGATCTTCTGCCGTATTTGCCTTTTCAGATGGATGTTTGTCTTGCGGCGGTTAAACAGATCAATGGTGATGTTCCGGTTTTTGCGCTTTCCGCTTATAAGAGTGAAGGGATGCAAGCCTGGGTGGACTGGCTGTTGACGTTTTCGGAAAAAAAATAA